Part of the Vagococcus teuberi genome, TGATGGTATTGAGTCTTCTTTAGAGTTACTGAAAAATGAAGGTACATCGAATGATGCAATTGAGATGATTATTAAACATGTTGAGGACTATCCTTATTACAAGTCCGTTGGTTATGGAGGCTTACCAAATATTGAAGGGATTCTAGAAATGGATGCAGCCTTTATGGATGGCGATACGTTCCAAATTGGAGCTGTAGCAGGGATTACAGATGTGTGTCATCCGATTTCTGTGGCAAGAAAATTAAGTCATGAAAAATTTAATAGCTTCTTAGTTGGTCAAGGTGCAACAAAGTACGCCATGACAAATGGATTTGAACGAAAAAATATGTTGACTGAACGGGCGAGAAAACTATGGAAAAAACGCTTAGATGATATGGCGAAACACTCGCTTAGTCCCTATGATGGTCATGATACGATTGGTGCTATCAGCTTAGATAAAAAAGGTAGCATGAGTGCTGGTACATCAAGCTCTGGACTTTTTATGAAAAAACCTGGACGGGTCGGAGATTCCCCACTATCTGGTTCAGGATTTTATGTGGACAGTGATATTGGTGGAGCTGCTGCAACAGGACTAGGTGAAGATTTAATGAAAGGAATTCTTTCATACGAAATTGTTCGTAAAATGGATGGAGGAATGACACCACAAGAAGCATGTGATGAAGCAGTGTATTCATTTCATGATAAATTAACCAAAAAATACGGAAAATGTGGAGCGATGTCTTTAGTTGCAATGAACAATAAAGGCGATTGGGGAGTTGCTACTAATGTTGAGTTTACTTTTTCGGTTGGGAATGATCAAAATAAAGCAGCTATATACATAGCAAATATGGGTGAAAACCATACAACAATTATCGAGCCAATTACGCAAGAATGGCTAGATGCATATGAAAAAAGGATTAAGGCACCAATAGACTAAATAAAGAATGGAGAATAAACAATGAGTACAAAAAAAATATATTTATTTTGTGATGCAGGGATGTCTACTAGTATTATGGTTAATAAAATGATGGAAGTAGTGAAGAAGCATAATCTACCTTTAGATATTACGGCTTATCCAGTTGCTAGAATTAAAGAAATTGTCGAAAAAGAAAGACCAATTGCAGTTCTTTTAGGACCACAAGTACGTTTTTTATTTAATAAAACAAAAGAAGAATATGAGCCACAAGGTATTCCAGTTATGGTAATTGATTCAGAGATATATGGAGCAATGGACGGAGAAAAAGCTTTAAAAGAAGCGTTAAAATTAGCAAAAAATAATAAAAAGAAGTAGGTGAGAGGGATGAAAAAGTTTCTAAATAGTTTAGAGAGAGTATTGTCACCAATGGCAAAAAAAATTGGTGAGAATAAATATTTAATTGCTATACGAGATGGTTTTTTATTATCTACTCCTGTATTAATTGTAGGGTCGTTCTTTTTATTAATTGCTAATTTTCCACTGAATCAATGGGATACATGGATGAGTACGCTACTAGGGAAAGAATGGGCAAGTCATATGATGGTCCCTGCTAGTGCTAGTTTTGATATTATGACTATTTTAGCAGTAGCGGGGATTGCGTATAGTTTAGCTAGACAGTTTGATGAGGATGCGATGCAAGCGGCAATTATTTCGTTAGTAGCATTCTTTATAGTGACGCCTTATACCACATTTTTTACTCCTGAAAACACAGAAACTGTGTATGAAGTTACTAGCTTACCACTAAAATGGATGGGTTCCAGTGGTTTATTCTTAGGAATGATTACAGCATTAGTTGCAACTAGGTTATTTGTTTGGGTCGTTAGAAAAGGTTGGAAAATTAAAATGCCAGATAGTGTACCACCAACCGTGTCTAAATCATTTGAAGCATTGATACCAAGCTTTGTGATTATTTTTGTGTTTTTTGTCATTGATTGGTTAGCAACGTTAACATCTTATGGAAGTTTACAAGATATCATTTTTAATCTATTACAAATGCCATTATTATCTTTAGGAAATACACTAGGTGCAATGATAGTTGCGTATATTTTCTTACATTTCTTTTGGTTCTTTGGAATTAATGGAAGTAGTGTAGTTGGAGCGGTTTTTAACCCAGTATTAAGAGCGTTATCAATGGAAAATTTAGAAGCTTATAAGGCACATACGGAAATTCCAAATATTATCACAGGGCAATTTCAAGATATGTTTGCGACATTTGGTGGAGCTGGATCCACATTATCTCTAGTTATTGTCATGGTTTTATTTTGTAAGAGTCAACGTATCAAAAAATTATCACAATTATCAATAGTTCCAAGTTTCTTCGGAATTAATGAGCCGATTATTTTTGGTTTACCTATTGTATTAAATCCTATTATTTTGGTTCCATTTGTGTTAGTTCCAACAATTAATATAATTATTGCTTACTTTGCGATGAGCTGGGGATTAGTTCCATTTACTAATGGAATTCAATTACCTTGGACAACACCAATAGTGTTTTCAGGTTTCTTAGTAAGTGGTTGGCAAGGAGCAGTATTACAAGTTTTACTATTGTTACTAGGCATGGTCATTTATTATCCATTTGTTAAAATGATGGATCGCCAATACCTTGAGGAAGAAAAAAATTATGCAGAAGAATTAGAAGATGACATTAACTTTGAAGATTTCGATTTTGATGCTCTGTAAATTATAAGAGAAGGATGGGATATTTTGGGAGAAACTAAAGAAGAATTATTAACAACAATTATGAGTTTGATTGTTAAATCAGGTAATGCAAAAAGTGATGCAATGGAGGCAATACAAGAAGCTAAACAGAAACATTTTGATGAGGCAAGACAAAAAATTGAATCAGCAGAAAAAAATATTGTAGATGCTCATGGAGCACAAACCGCTTTATTAACACAAGAGGCCTCAGGGAATAATGTGGAAGTAACATTATTACTTGTTCATGCACAAGATCATTTAATGACAAGCATATCATTTATTGATTTAGCAAAAGAAATAATTGACCTTTATAGTGTTTGTTACGCAGAGACTAAGTAATTGGAGGTAGATGATGGTTAAAAGACTAATAAGTGCTAATGCAAGTGATATTAAAGCATTTAGTAAAGAAGATTTAATTCAAAGTATCAAAGCAAGTGAAGGTCGAGTTATTTTAAGTGAAAATGTGGTTATAGAAGAGCCTTTGATTAAAGATATCACAACTAGTGAAATTGCAAGATCTTATGGAGCAGATATGATTTTATTGAATTGTTTTGATTTGTTGTCTCCAGAAATTAAAGGGTTGTATCATCATACAGAAAATCATCAACCGTCAGATATAATTCACGATTTAAAGAAACTGATAGGGCTACCAATCGGTGTTAATCTTGAACCTGTAGATCCTTCCGCAAAAATGTTTTCTAATAAATTAAATATTTCTTTGGGGAGACAGGCTTCTAAAGATACTTTTGAATTAGCTAATCAATTAGGCTTTGATTTTATATTGTTAACAGGAAATCCAGGGACAGGTGTAACAAATGAGTTGATTGCACAAAATATTAAACTGGCAAAAAACTATTTTAATGGTGTTATAATTGCTGGTAAAATGCATAGTGCGGGGGTAGATGAGCCTGTAGTAAGTAAGGATTCCACACAAGAGTTTATTGATGCAGGTGCGGATATTATTCTTGTTCCAGCTGTGGGAACAGTTTGGGGAATTACAGAAGAAATGGTCAAAGAAGCAGTTGATACGGCTCATAAGAATAATCGTTTAGTGATGAGTGCTATTGGTACTTCTCAAGAGAGTGCTAATCCGCAGACTATCAGAGAAATTGGTTTGAGAAATAAAATATTAGGTATTGATATCCAACATATTGGGGATGCTAATATGGGACTAGTGGGTATAAAGAATATAAAAGAGTTATCTGATACTATTCGTGGGGAGCGTCATACTGTTTCACGTTTTGCAAGATCTGTTAATAGGTGATTTCTTGTAAAAGTGATAATCAGTTGTTAATATAGGCTAAGTATTTTAATGAGCTAACTAAATTTGACGAATATTATCTGATTTTATTGAAAAAGAGCTTATTTGATAAATTGTGGTAAAAATTTCATAAGAAGGTGATAAATTTGAGATTAAACTCAGATTTATCACCTTTTTTAGTTGTTTTATTTTTATAAGGTTGTTTATCAAGAATATATTTATCTAAT contains:
- the celB gene encoding PTS cellobiose transporter subunit IIC, with protein sequence MKKFLNSLERVLSPMAKKIGENKYLIAIRDGFLLSTPVLIVGSFFLLIANFPLNQWDTWMSTLLGKEWASHMMVPASASFDIMTILAVAGIAYSLARQFDEDAMQAAIISLVAFFIVTPYTTFFTPENTETVYEVTSLPLKWMGSSGLFLGMITALVATRLFVWVVRKGWKIKMPDSVPPTVSKSFEALIPSFVIIFVFFVIDWLATLTSYGSLQDIIFNLLQMPLLSLGNTLGAMIVAYIFLHFFWFFGINGSSVVGAVFNPVLRALSMENLEAYKAHTEIPNIITGQFQDMFATFGGAGSTLSLVIVMVLFCKSQRIKKLSQLSIVPSFFGINEPIIFGLPIVLNPIILVPFVLVPTINIIIAYFAMSWGLVPFTNGIQLPWTTPIVFSGFLVSGWQGAVLQVLLLLLGMVIYYPFVKMMDRQYLEEEKNYAEELEDDINFEDFDFDAL
- a CDS encoding PEP phosphonomutase codes for the protein MVKRLISANASDIKAFSKEDLIQSIKASEGRVILSENVVIEEPLIKDITTSEIARSYGADMILLNCFDLLSPEIKGLYHHTENHQPSDIIHDLKKLIGLPIGVNLEPVDPSAKMFSNKLNISLGRQASKDTFELANQLGFDFILLTGNPGTGVTNELIAQNIKLAKNYFNGVIIAGKMHSAGVDEPVVSKDSTQEFIDAGADIILVPAVGTVWGITEEMVKEAVDTAHKNNRLVMSAIGTSQESANPQTIREIGLRNKILGIDIQHIGDANMGLVGIKNIKELSDTIRGERHTVSRFARSVNR
- a CDS encoding N(4)-(beta-N-acetylglucosaminyl)-L-asparaginase, producing MNFGSIATWRMSHDGIESSLELLKNEGTSNDAIEMIIKHVEDYPYYKSVGYGGLPNIEGILEMDAAFMDGDTFQIGAVAGITDVCHPISVARKLSHEKFNSFLVGQGATKYAMTNGFERKNMLTERARKLWKKRLDDMAKHSLSPYDGHDTIGAISLDKKGSMSAGTSSSGLFMKKPGRVGDSPLSGSGFYVDSDIGGAAATGLGEDLMKGILSYEIVRKMDGGMTPQEACDEAVYSFHDKLTKKYGKCGAMSLVAMNNKGDWGVATNVEFTFSVGNDQNKAAIYIANMGENHTTIIEPITQEWLDAYEKRIKAPID
- a CDS encoding PTS lactose/cellobiose transporter subunit IIA, which produces MSLIVKSGNAKSDAMEAIQEAKQKHFDEARQKIESAEKNIVDAHGAQTALLTQEASGNNVEVTLLLVHAQDHLMTSISFIDLAKEIIDLYSVCYAETK
- a CDS encoding PTS sugar transporter subunit IIB, giving the protein MSTKKIYLFCDAGMSTSIMVNKMMEVVKKHNLPLDITAYPVARIKEIVEKERPIAVLLGPQVRFLFNKTKEEYEPQGIPVMVIDSEIYGAMDGEKALKEALKLAKNNKKK